A genomic window from Engraulis encrasicolus isolate BLACKSEA-1 chromosome 14, IST_EnEncr_1.0, whole genome shotgun sequence includes:
- the asip1 gene encoding agouti signaling protein 1, with protein sequence MGSRLHAFWLLLLLSCASCLLVCAHILLEERGRHPNGSPADALQEHAHTHSHSPPVLIVELPKSSKKNKTKTEKRPKKNKYSVKKKRPTPPANCVPLWGSCKTPNAVCCDYCAHCHCRIFKTVCYCRMGYPGC encoded by the exons ATGGGCTCGAGGCTGCATGCtttctggctgctgctgctgctgagctgtGCGAGCTGCCTGCTGGTGTGTGCTCACATCCTGCTGGAGGAGCGGGGAAGGCACCCCAACGGCTCCCCCGCGGACGCCCTgcaagagcacgcacacacacactcacactctcccccGGTCCTCATCGTCG AATTACCTAAAAGTtcgaagaaaaataaaacaaaaacagagaaGAGGCCTAAAAAG AACAAATACAGTGTTAAGAAAAAGCGTCCGACTCCCCCAGCTAACTGCGTGCCGCTTTGGGGCAGCTGCAAGACCCCCAACGCAGTCTGCTGTGACTACTGCGCCCACTGCCACTGCCGCATCTTCAAGACCGTCTGCTACTGCCGTATGGGCTACCCTGGTTGCTGA